From a region of the Geothrix sp. 21YS21S-2 genome:
- a CDS encoding M13 family metallopeptidase: MQRNGLMAQLVAGSLILASPLAAAGPGSHPAAATASRPVYGTFGFDTAGMDRTVAPGDDFGRFASGTYIRNLAIPADRADSGMFALLRDLSQKQTRDIVEAQARLKGAKAGSEARKVGDFYATFMDEAAIEAKGLAPLKPTLDAIQAIDDRARLATYFGEATRQGMRMPLGLRIGQDMKDPGIMSVSVGQGGLGLPDRDYYLDTKNPKFEGIRVKYVAHIATMLRLAGFGDAEARARGIFGLEAKIAATHWTRVQQRQREKLYNPTPAAELETAYPGVGWASLLAAAGVQDQKVIIVSNPSAVAGEGRLMATEPLETWKDYLAFHALEGAAQCLPKAFVEEAFAFHGKVLAGQPEDQPRWKRGVDMTSRVLGEAVGKLYVAKYFPPEAKRQMDVLVRNVIQAMDQRLADLAWMDPATKAEARAKLARFTPKIGYPDTWRDYSTLEIRRGDALGNLRRAAEFQYQRQLDKIGKPIDRSEWNMTPMTVNAYANPAWNEIVFPAAILQAPFFDPKADPAVNYGGIGVVIGHEISHHFDDQGRKYDKDGKLSDWWTPEDVKRFTALTDKVVRQYAAYEPLPGTHVNGELTLGENMADLAGINVAFDAYHASLQGKPAKVLGGFTGDQRFFLGFAQVWRSKYRDEALLNRVTTDPHTPGFLRPNVARNLDAWYQAFGVKEGQKLYLAPPDRLKVW, encoded by the coding sequence ATGCAAAGAAATGGCCTCATGGCCCAGCTCGTGGCCGGTTCCCTGATCCTGGCCAGTCCCCTGGCCGCCGCCGGTCCCGGCAGCCACCCCGCCGCCGCCACGGCCAGCCGTCCCGTCTACGGCACCTTCGGCTTCGACACCGCCGGCATGGACCGCACCGTCGCCCCCGGGGACGATTTCGGCCGGTTCGCCAGCGGCACCTACATCAGGAACCTCGCCATCCCCGCCGACCGCGCCGATTCGGGCATGTTCGCCCTCCTGCGGGACCTCAGCCAGAAGCAGACCCGGGACATCGTGGAGGCCCAGGCCCGGCTGAAGGGCGCGAAGGCGGGGTCCGAGGCCCGGAAGGTGGGGGACTTCTACGCCACCTTCATGGACGAGGCGGCCATCGAGGCCAAGGGCCTCGCGCCCCTGAAGCCAACGCTGGACGCCATCCAGGCCATCGACGACCGCGCCCGGCTGGCGACCTACTTCGGCGAGGCCACGCGCCAGGGCATGCGCATGCCCCTGGGCCTGCGCATCGGCCAGGACATGAAGGACCCCGGCATCATGTCCGTGAGCGTGGGGCAGGGCGGCCTGGGCCTGCCGGACCGGGACTACTACCTGGACACGAAGAACCCCAAGTTCGAAGGGATCCGCGTCAAGTACGTGGCCCACATCGCCACGATGTTGCGCCTGGCGGGCTTCGGCGACGCCGAGGCGCGGGCCCGGGGGATCTTCGGCCTGGAGGCGAAGATCGCCGCCACCCACTGGACCCGGGTCCAGCAGCGCCAGCGGGAGAAGCTCTACAATCCCACCCCCGCGGCGGAGCTGGAGACGGCCTACCCCGGCGTGGGCTGGGCCTCCCTCCTGGCGGCCGCGGGCGTCCAGGACCAGAAGGTCATCATCGTCTCCAACCCCAGCGCCGTGGCCGGCGAAGGCCGGCTCATGGCCACGGAGCCCCTGGAGACCTGGAAGGACTACCTGGCCTTCCATGCCCTGGAGGGCGCCGCCCAGTGCCTGCCCAAGGCCTTCGTGGAGGAGGCCTTCGCCTTCCACGGCAAGGTCCTGGCGGGCCAGCCCGAGGACCAGCCCCGGTGGAAGCGCGGCGTGGACATGACCAGCCGGGTGCTCGGCGAGGCCGTGGGCAAGCTTTACGTGGCCAAGTATTTCCCCCCCGAGGCCAAGCGCCAGATGGACGTGCTGGTCAGGAACGTCATCCAGGCCATGGACCAGCGCCTGGCCGACCTCGCCTGGATGGACCCCGCGACCAAGGCCGAGGCCCGGGCCAAGCTGGCCCGCTTCACGCCCAAGATCGGCTACCCCGACACGTGGCGTGACTACTCCACGCTGGAGATCCGCCGCGGGGACGCCCTGGGCAACCTGCGCCGGGCCGCCGAGTTCCAGTACCAGCGCCAGCTGGACAAGATCGGCAAGCCCATCGACCGCTCCGAATGGAACATGACGCCCATGACGGTGAACGCCTACGCCAACCCCGCCTGGAACGAGATCGTCTTCCCCGCGGCCATCCTGCAGGCGCCCTTCTTCGACCCCAAGGCCGACCCCGCGGTGAACTACGGCGGCATCGGCGTCGTCATCGGCCACGAGATCAGCCACCACTTCGACGACCAGGGCCGCAAGTACGACAAGGACGGCAAGCTCTCCGACTGGTGGACGCCCGAGGACGTCAAGCGCTTCACCGCCCTCACGGACAAGGTGGTCCGGCAGTACGCCGCCTACGAGCCCCTGCCGGGCACCCACGTGAACGGCGAGCTGACCCTGGGCGAGAACATGGCCGATCTGGCGGGCATCAACGTGGCCTTCGACGCCTACCACGCGTCCCTGCAGGGCAAGCCCGCCAAGGTGCTCGGCGGCTTCACCGGCGACCAGCGCTTCTTCCTGGGGTTCGCCCAGGTGTGGCGGAGCAAGTACCGCGACGAGGCCCTCCTCAACCGCGTGACCACCGACCCCCACACCCCCGGCTTCCTGCGGCCCAACGTGGCGCGCAACCTGGACGCGTGGTACCAGGCCTTCGGGGTCAAGGAAGGCCAGAAGCTCTACCTGGCCCCCCCGGACCGCCTCAAGGTCTGGTAG
- a CDS encoding energy transducer TonB, with the protein MGRQCSNFLLPPPDLGGLPKGRPLSALLLSLPFYALVAGALAVLSVRPGEAAVRPTIAISLEEALPMAAPPPPPPAGGGAPTAVRATPPQPAEEEVPVVAPTHLPTAPAPAVSGPVGSGGPSGVPGGTPAGAPAGVPGGQVGGTPGGQLDGVLPPVFDAAYLQNPAPDYPPLSRRLREEGRLVLRVRVGVDGRAEDIEVRTSTGHPRLDQTGIQTVRRWRFVPARRGADKVPAWVLIPITFNLDA; encoded by the coding sequence ATGGGTCGCCAATGTTCCAACTTCCTCCTGCCTCCGCCTGATCTGGGCGGCCTGCCCAAGGGGCGGCCCCTGAGTGCCCTCCTCCTGTCGCTGCCGTTCTACGCCCTGGTGGCGGGCGCCCTGGCGGTCCTCTCCGTGCGGCCGGGGGAAGCGGCCGTGAGGCCGACCATCGCCATCTCCCTGGAGGAGGCCCTGCCCATGGCCGCCCCGCCGCCACCCCCGCCCGCAGGGGGCGGCGCCCCCACGGCGGTCCGGGCCACCCCCCCTCAACCCGCCGAGGAGGAGGTGCCGGTCGTGGCGCCTACCCATCTGCCCACGGCGCCTGCCCCAGCGGTCTCTGGTCCGGTTGGTTCCGGGGGACCTTCCGGAGTGCCCGGCGGCACGCCAGCCGGCGCGCCGGCTGGCGTGCCGGGAGGACAGGTGGGCGGAACTCCGGGCGGACAGCTTGACGGCGTCCTGCCCCCGGTCTTCGATGCGGCCTACCTGCAGAACCCAGCCCCGGACTATCCGCCGCTCTCCCGCCGCCTGCGGGAGGAGGGGCGCCTGGTGCTCCGGGTCCGGGTGGGGGTGGACGGCCGGGCCGAGGACATCGAGGTCCGCACCAGCACCGGCCATCCCCGCCTTGACCAGACGGGTATCCAGACCGTCCGCCGCTGGCGCTTCGTGCCCGCACGGCGCGGCGCCGACAAGGTGCCTGCCTGGGTGCTCATTCCCATCACCTTCAACCTGGACGCCTAG
- a CDS encoding adenylate/guanylate cyclase domain-containing protein: MKRYSLKVAISTLVSGLILLAAASVATALWFGTRQALYLTTRQAMGRLSRSVSDKLESRLAGAERLNLLLASLIRTGNLDPAREASFTGFLVDALAVNPSLTVIDVGLPSGHKYQARTMPDGTISRRLVHRSAREVVSVWHHANPAYAKDYPDTRTGLDTGYDPRLRPWYKAGLEAGKLTWTDVYGTRAGLNYSNVNPVYDEKGGLLCVTAIDLNIAGISSFLEGLRVGRTGKAFIIDAADHVVAMPMGAGHDLGLIIKATPRDGRMEYGLREIGELADPAVREAVLARRTAPAMKGWDFLAFRDPSGRRMLASFRPEPVYHFTIGVVVPEEEILGSIKHSLRLTAGITLLFVGLSLVLAFAISRAIARPLGELVGEVDRIRLLDLGDAPEIPTSILEVVQIGQSIRNMRNGLRSFKKYVPSDVVLGLMRLGREAVIGVEKRELTFFFSDIKDFTSISEQVDPEELVAKLGAYFEAVTRILIEHGGTVDKFIGDSVMGFWNAPNPVADHALRACASALRAQDRIRELNAAWAGIAFHTRIGIHTGTAVVGNIGYDARMNYTTIGDNVNLASRLEGLNKVYGTRILVSEATVAAAGSAILTRPVDRVTVKGKQVPIGLHELIALRAEATPEQVAAASRFGEAFARYQAGRWGEALALLDEGDGPGRLLAERCRHYLSDPPGPGWNGVFEHHEK; this comes from the coding sequence ATGAAGCGCTACTCGCTCAAGGTCGCGATCTCCACCCTGGTCTCCGGGCTGATCCTGCTCGCCGCGGCCTCGGTGGCCACGGCCCTCTGGTTCGGCACCCGCCAGGCGCTCTACCTAACCACCCGCCAGGCCATGGGGCGCCTCTCCCGTTCCGTCAGCGACAAGCTCGAGTCCCGGCTGGCGGGGGCGGAGCGCCTGAACCTCCTCCTGGCCTCCCTGATCCGCACCGGGAACCTGGACCCCGCCCGGGAGGCCTCCTTCACGGGCTTCCTCGTGGACGCCCTGGCCGTGAACCCCTCCCTCACCGTCATCGACGTGGGGTTGCCCTCGGGGCACAAGTACCAGGCCCGCACCATGCCCGACGGGACCATCTCCCGCCGCCTCGTGCACCGGTCCGCCCGCGAGGTCGTCAGCGTCTGGCACCACGCCAACCCGGCCTACGCCAAGGACTACCCCGACACCCGCACGGGCCTGGACACGGGGTACGACCCCCGCCTCCGGCCCTGGTACAAGGCCGGCCTCGAGGCCGGCAAGCTCACGTGGACGGACGTCTACGGCACCCGCGCGGGCCTGAACTACTCCAACGTCAATCCGGTGTACGACGAAAAGGGCGGCCTGCTCTGCGTCACCGCCATCGACCTCAACATCGCGGGCATCTCGAGCTTCCTGGAAGGCCTGCGGGTGGGCCGGACGGGCAAGGCCTTCATCATCGACGCGGCCGACCACGTGGTGGCCATGCCCATGGGCGCCGGGCATGACCTGGGCCTGATCATCAAGGCCACCCCCAGGGATGGCCGGATGGAATACGGCCTGCGGGAGATCGGCGAGCTGGCCGATCCCGCCGTGCGGGAGGCGGTGCTGGCCCGCCGGACGGCGCCCGCCATGAAGGGCTGGGACTTCCTGGCCTTCAGGGACCCTTCCGGGCGCCGGATGCTGGCCTCCTTCCGGCCCGAGCCGGTCTACCACTTCACCATCGGCGTGGTGGTGCCCGAGGAGGAGATCCTGGGCAGCATCAAGCACAGCCTGCGCCTCACGGCGGGGATCACCCTGCTTTTCGTCGGGCTCAGCCTCGTGCTGGCCTTCGCCATCTCCCGGGCCATCGCGCGGCCCCTGGGCGAACTCGTGGGCGAAGTGGACCGCATCCGCCTCCTGGACCTGGGGGACGCGCCGGAGATCCCCACCTCCATCCTCGAGGTGGTGCAGATCGGCCAGTCCATCCGGAACATGCGCAACGGCCTGCGCAGCTTCAAGAAGTACGTGCCCTCCGACGTGGTGCTCGGCCTCATGCGCCTGGGCAGGGAGGCCGTGATCGGCGTCGAGAAGCGCGAGCTCACCTTCTTCTTCTCCGACATCAAGGACTTCACCAGCATCTCCGAGCAGGTGGACCCGGAGGAGCTGGTGGCCAAGCTGGGCGCCTACTTCGAGGCCGTCACCCGGATCCTCATCGAGCACGGCGGCACCGTGGACAAGTTCATCGGGGACTCCGTCATGGGCTTCTGGAACGCCCCCAACCCCGTGGCCGACCACGCCCTGCGGGCCTGCGCCAGCGCCCTGAGGGCCCAGGACCGCATCCGGGAGCTGAACGCGGCCTGGGCCGGCATCGCCTTCCACACCCGCATCGGCATCCACACCGGCACGGCCGTGGTGGGCAACATCGGGTACGACGCCCGCATGAACTACACCACCATCGGCGACAACGTGAACCTCGCCAGCCGCCTGGAGGGCCTGAACAAGGTCTACGGCACCCGCATCCTTGTGAGCGAGGCCACGGTGGCCGCGGCCGGAAGCGCCATCCTCACGCGGCCCGTGGACCGGGTCACCGTGAAGGGCAAGCAGGTTCCCATCGGGCTCCACGAGCTCATCGCCCTCAGGGCCGAGGCCACCCCGGAGCAGGTGGCCGCCGCCTCGCGCTTCGGGGAGGCCTTCGCCCGCTACCAGGCCGGGCGCTGGGGGGAGGCCCTGGCCCTGCTGGACGAAGGCGACGGCCCCGGCCGCCTCCTGGCGGAGCGGTGCCGGCACTACCTCTCCGATCCGCCCGGGCCCGGATGGAACGGGGTCTTCGAGCACCACGAGAAGTAG
- a CDS encoding Tfp pilus assembly protein FimT/FimU, with protein MRTQPSRESGFSLTELLVVLAIVAILAIATASSFAPRTPRAVQHGLQDVRGMVLQARSLALSTGQTVVMRPDFTTGTVQYVAIQSLDPASPGYLQLETTPRLTTALDASWRRYAKVGLSLPLAANEVAPPGDVAAMTTFMGGTAFWNAPLGSSSRLFGFNATGNLQSVAASGGSAATLVGGGWIGVTGASANRQGVPYGVVLVNEQGMTLAFYKADSQLDTPPELKWKRLD; from the coding sequence ATGCGGACCCAGCCATCCAGAGAATCGGGGTTTTCCCTGACGGAACTGCTCGTGGTCCTGGCCATCGTCGCCATCCTCGCCATCGCCACGGCCTCCAGCTTCGCCCCGAGGACGCCCCGGGCGGTCCAGCATGGCCTGCAGGACGTGCGAGGCATGGTGCTCCAGGCCCGGAGCCTCGCGCTATCCACCGGGCAGACGGTGGTCATGAGGCCCGATTTCACGACGGGCACCGTCCAGTACGTCGCCATCCAGAGCCTTGACCCCGCCAGCCCCGGCTACCTCCAGCTGGAGACCACCCCTCGCCTCACCACCGCCCTGGACGCCTCCTGGCGCCGGTACGCCAAGGTGGGGCTGAGCCTCCCCCTGGCGGCGAATGAAGTGGCGCCCCCGGGCGACGTCGCGGCCATGACGACCTTCATGGGCGGCACCGCCTTCTGGAACGCCCCGCTGGGTTCCTCCTCCCGGCTGTTCGGGTTCAACGCCACCGGCAACCTCCAGTCGGTGGCCGCCTCCGGCGGATCCGCCGCCACCCTGGTGGGGGGCGGCTGGATCGGCGTGACCGGCGCCAGCGCCAACCGTCAGGGCGTGCCCTACGGCGTGGTCCTGGTGAACGAACAGGGAATGACCCTCGCCTTCTACAAGGCGGACAGCCAACTCGACACCCCCCCGGAGCTGAAATGGAAACGCCTGGACTGA
- a CDS encoding PilW family protein, producing the protein MSGSDLPLASRRGFSLVEMAVAMVFMGILMAGMVRLFAGSTSVMVSGMETMNVQRKSRQGLVQLQEEVLAAGHLYYKRVVAEIDPTSAASQPPMLMQSTGYVPPGGTAAVDELQIVLDLPLNARGTLAAGCALGDASLQVNMSYGGNIIQAGDILFVQDSNWEVFQVGAAPNPGGAVGFTVNIVGAQENLVDAYGNDTNPLVHALVQKPHLPGAQISVFRPLQVVRYTVVPRNLNPADPAAVVPCLVRQSQPLAGNAGAIFAPGTAAVVAPAQEQILLENVVGFTVDWSLDAGRTWLRAGGAGDAWTSIRTALNQALAASASPLTKLAAGGTSLADPFWMNYAPVLIQLNVTTRSEVQRTDYARAGAASPVAYRTRRETIMLSPRNFGLGAP; encoded by the coding sequence ATGTCCGGATCTGATCTCCCCCTCGCCTCCAGGCGCGGCTTCTCCCTCGTCGAGATGGCCGTGGCCATGGTCTTCATGGGCATCCTCATGGCCGGCATGGTCAGACTCTTCGCCGGGTCCACCTCGGTGATGGTCAGCGGCATGGAGACCATGAACGTCCAGCGCAAGTCGCGCCAGGGCCTGGTGCAGCTCCAGGAGGAGGTCCTGGCCGCGGGGCACCTCTACTACAAGCGCGTCGTCGCCGAGATCGATCCCACCAGCGCCGCGTCCCAGCCCCCCATGCTCATGCAGTCCACGGGCTACGTGCCCCCCGGCGGAACCGCCGCCGTGGACGAGCTCCAGATCGTCCTCGATCTTCCGCTGAACGCCCGGGGCACCCTGGCCGCGGGCTGCGCCCTGGGCGACGCCTCCCTGCAGGTCAACATGTCCTACGGTGGAAACATCATCCAGGCCGGCGACATCCTGTTCGTCCAGGACTCCAACTGGGAAGTGTTCCAGGTGGGCGCCGCACCCAACCCCGGAGGCGCCGTGGGCTTCACGGTCAACATCGTGGGCGCCCAGGAGAATCTGGTCGACGCCTACGGCAATGACACCAACCCCCTGGTGCATGCCCTGGTGCAGAAGCCCCACCTGCCCGGGGCCCAGATCAGCGTCTTCCGTCCCCTCCAGGTGGTGCGCTACACCGTGGTGCCCCGGAACCTGAATCCCGCCGACCCCGCGGCCGTGGTGCCCTGCCTCGTGCGCCAGTCGCAGCCCCTCGCGGGCAACGCCGGCGCCATCTTCGCGCCGGGCACCGCCGCCGTCGTGGCGCCCGCCCAGGAGCAGATCCTCCTGGAGAACGTCGTGGGCTTCACGGTGGACTGGAGCCTGGACGCAGGCAGGACCTGGCTGCGCGCAGGCGGGGCCGGGGACGCCTGGACCTCCATCCGCACGGCCCTGAACCAGGCCCTCGCCGCCAGCGCCAGCCCCCTGACCAAGCTGGCCGCGGGCGGAACCAGCCTGGCCGATCCCTTCTGGATGAACTACGCGCCCGTGCTCATCCAGCTCAACGTCACCACCCGCTCGGAGGTCCAGCGCACCGACTACGCGCGGGCCGGGGCGGCGAGCCCCGTCGCCTACCGCACGCGGCGGGAAACCATCATGCTGTCCCCCCGGAATTTCGGGCTCGGCGCCCCTTGA
- a CDS encoding pilus assembly PilX N-terminal domain-containing protein produces the protein MRYNPREAGGISIVVALILLSVVTVAAMGLSRTSLREMLIVGNESTGRKAFETADSAMDWTLTWGSPYSNTAADPAAASLQSSMTALLAAIYSDTNRSAYTDASGTMRTALTGSVIGGNMTPPTSSYLQSTAVQPSFDAELRYLGAYQLSNTTQSSLIKSSQSLWLLQTTGRANIAGTNQSFVSRRESVVQYIN, from the coding sequence ATGCGCTACAACCCCAGGGAAGCTGGAGGCATTTCCATCGTCGTGGCCCTGATCCTGCTGAGCGTGGTCACCGTGGCCGCCATGGGCCTGAGCCGCACGTCGCTGCGGGAGATGCTCATCGTGGGCAACGAGTCCACGGGGCGCAAGGCCTTCGAGACCGCCGACTCGGCCATGGACTGGACCCTCACCTGGGGCAGCCCCTACTCCAACACCGCAGCCGACCCCGCCGCCGCGAGCCTCCAGAGCAGCATGACCGCGCTGCTGGCCGCGATCTACTCGGACACCAACAGGAGCGCCTACACCGACGCTTCGGGCACCATGCGCACCGCTCTGACCGGATCCGTCATCGGCGGCAACATGACGCCGCCGACGTCCTCCTACCTCCAGTCCACCGCCGTCCAGCCCTCCTTCGACGCCGAGCTCCGCTACCTGGGGGCCTACCAGCTGAGCAACACGACCCAGAGCAGCCTCATCAAGAGCAGCCAGAGCCTCTGGCTGCTGCAGACCACGGGCCGGGCCAACATCGCCGGCACCAACCAGTCCTTCGTTTCGCGCCGCGAATCCGTCGTCCAGTACATCAACTAG
- a CDS encoding TonB-dependent receptor plug domain-containing protein: protein MRGRAAKEDPKAPVAGYVATRTAATKLDLPLAETPQAITVITADQIREQGARTMQEILRYAPGVNADVYGLDNRGDWFLLRGGSQGSTLLDGLRRPLSGWYGIVRDEPFAFERVRLASPT from the coding sequence GTGCGCGGCCGCGCCGCCAAGGAGGACCCCAAGGCCCCCGTGGCGGGGTACGTGGCCACCCGCACCGCCGCCACGAAGCTGGACCTGCCCCTGGCCGAGACGCCCCAGGCCATCACCGTCATCACGGCCGACCAGATCCGGGAGCAGGGCGCCCGCACCATGCAGGAGATCCTCCGCTACGCGCCGGGCGTGAACGCCGACGTGTACGGCCTGGACAACCGCGGCGACTGGTTCCTCCTGCGGGGAGGCAGCCAGGGCTCGACGCTGCTGGACGGGCTTCGGCGGCCCCTCAGCGGGTGGTACGGCATCGTGCGGGACGAGCCCTTCGCCTTCGAGCGGGTGCGGCTGGCGTCGCCCACCTGA
- a CDS encoding DinB family protein, with protein MVAIPRPAPGEIPASYAGYAAQVPEGDLDVLLERQERQLAELLAAIPEERGAFRYAPGKWSIKDLVGHLADTERIMSYRLLCVAREERTPLPGFEEDDYARAARADARPLAELAADFVAVRRATLTLVRGLAPEAWTRQGTVNGKTVAASHLGLVIAGHAAHHLEVLQERYLGGGGLS; from the coding sequence ATGGTCGCCATTCCCAGACCCGCCCCCGGGGAGATCCCCGCCAGCTACGCCGGGTATGCCGCCCAGGTTCCCGAGGGGGACCTGGATGTCCTTCTGGAGCGCCAGGAAAGGCAGCTGGCCGAACTGCTGGCCGCGATCCCCGAAGAGCGCGGCGCCTTCCGCTATGCGCCGGGGAAGTGGAGCATCAAGGACCTGGTGGGGCACCTCGCCGACACCGAGCGGATCATGAGCTACCGCCTGCTCTGCGTCGCCCGGGAGGAGAGGACGCCCCTGCCCGGGTTCGAGGAGGACGACTACGCCCGGGCGGCGCGGGCCGACGCCCGCCCGCTGGCGGAGCTCGCCGCGGACTTCGTGGCGGTGCGCCGGGCCACCCTCACCCTGGTGCGGGGCTTGGCGCCCGAGGCCTGGACCCGCCAGGGCACCGTCAACGGCAAGACGGTCGCCGCCAGCCACCTGGGCCTCGTCATCGCCGGCCACGCCGCCCATCACCTGGAGGTGCTCCAGGAGCGCTACCTGGGAGGGGGCGGCCTCTCCTAG
- a CDS encoding kelch repeat-containing protein → MAAMLALAACGGGSGSSPAPAPAAQLRIDASTLKVKGETRVTATDVQGHPIPAVYEVVEPGGGTVDAAGRYVAPDAPGVYHVRARAAGGSVAQAALTVEGFWVDLQRRTDLLVSRVNHTASLLADGSVLVVGGVESSLAERFIPASQTFLSAGETGGKRWSHTASPLPGGGWLFLGGLGVEAAQSRMVALASAMVYQDGAFSTLDAGMLTPRFDHGAAPLADGRILVTGGLPLPGSDVSALPAAEVFDPVQKRFAATGAMALPRAGHTATTLQDGRVLVVGGRDSTCAYTCGQRTWRNAELYDPATGTFSPAGAPAQARFNHTATLLPDGRVLIAGGTTPDLEGTDVSSLVEVYDPAANRFQTLGTMLRPRASHTATLLGDGKVLLAGGLTYASSGENSMATATVEAFDPGTGQSRLAMSAVTTRYRHAAARLASGHVVLLGGSEGGGAIRIVEVFD, encoded by the coding sequence ATGGCCGCCATGCTCGCCCTCGCGGCCTGCGGGGGGGGCTCCGGATCGAGCCCGGCGCCGGCCCCGGCCGCCCAGCTGCGGATCGACGCGTCGACCCTCAAGGTCAAGGGCGAGACCCGGGTCACCGCAACCGACGTCCAGGGCCACCCCATTCCGGCGGTCTACGAGGTCGTGGAACCCGGGGGCGGCACCGTGGACGCGGCCGGACGCTACGTCGCCCCGGACGCCCCGGGCGTCTACCACGTCCGGGCCCGGGCCGCGGGCGGGTCCGTCGCCCAGGCGGCCCTGACCGTGGAAGGCTTCTGGGTCGACCTGCAGCGCCGGACGGACCTGCTGGTCAGCCGGGTCAACCACACGGCCTCCCTTCTGGCCGACGGCAGCGTCCTGGTGGTGGGCGGGGTGGAGTCCAGCCTGGCGGAGCGGTTCATCCCGGCCAGCCAGACCTTCCTGTCCGCGGGCGAAACGGGCGGCAAGCGCTGGAGCCACACGGCCTCGCCCCTGCCCGGAGGGGGCTGGCTCTTCCTGGGCGGCCTGGGGGTCGAAGCCGCCCAGAGCCGGATGGTGGCCCTGGCTTCAGCGATGGTCTACCAGGACGGCGCCTTCTCCACCCTCGACGCCGGGATGCTGACCCCGCGCTTTGACCACGGCGCGGCCCCCCTGGCCGACGGGCGCATCCTGGTCACGGGCGGCCTGCCGCTCCCCGGCTCCGATGTCTCCGCCCTCCCGGCCGCCGAGGTGTTCGACCCGGTCCAGAAGCGGTTCGCGGCCACGGGAGCCATGGCCCTGCCCCGCGCGGGCCACACGGCCACGACCCTCCAGGACGGCCGGGTCCTGGTCGTGGGAGGGCGGGACAGCACCTGCGCCTACACCTGCGGCCAGAGGACCTGGCGCAACGCCGAGCTCTACGACCCCGCCACCGGCACCTTCTCCCCCGCGGGCGCGCCTGCCCAGGCCCGCTTCAACCACACCGCCACCCTGCTGCCCGACGGCCGGGTCCTCATCGCGGGCGGCACGACCCCCGACCTCGAGGGCACCGACGTCTCCTCCCTCGTGGAGGTGTACGACCCCGCCGCCAACCGGTTCCAGACCCTCGGCACGATGCTTCGCCCCCGCGCCAGCCATACGGCCACCCTCCTGGGGGACGGGAAGGTGCTGCTGGCGGGTGGGCTGACCTACGCCTCCTCCGGCGAGAATTCCATGGCCACGGCCACGGTGGAGGCCTTCGATCCCGGCACCGGGCAGAGCCGGTTGGCGATGTCCGCGGTCACCACCCGGTACCGCCATGCGGCCGCCCGCCTCGCCTCCGGCCACGTGGTGCTGCTGGGGGGGTCGGAGGGGGGCGGGGCGATCCGCATCGTGGAGGTGTTCGACTAG
- a CDS encoding prepilin-type N-terminal cleavage/methylation domain-containing protein, which translates to METPGLMPPPRHEAGFSMVEMLMVAFIMAIGLLGLLTLQGASLASATAGRERGTAILLAHNFMDAVTAEGILSSGERMQSPTGAVTTGGYRYIDPVLYTAHASSAAENLFFDITGTAVAANSPNRIFTLSWQRDAGVLAGQKNAVANFVVNVQWQELVRTSGGATASASKYFSVGRNVRI; encoded by the coding sequence ATGGAAACGCCTGGACTGATGCCGCCTCCCCGCCACGAGGCCGGATTCAGCATGGTGGAGATGCTGATGGTGGCCTTCATCATGGCCATCGGCCTCCTGGGACTGCTGACCCTCCAGGGGGCCTCCCTCGCCTCGGCCACCGCGGGGCGGGAGCGCGGAACCGCCATCCTCCTGGCGCACAACTTCATGGACGCGGTCACCGCGGAGGGCATCTTGAGCTCAGGCGAGCGCATGCAGAGCCCCACGGGCGCCGTGACCACCGGGGGCTACCGCTACATCGATCCCGTCCTCTACACCGCCCACGCCTCCTCCGCGGCCGAGAACCTCTTCTTCGACATCACCGGGACGGCCGTCGCCGCCAACAGCCCGAACCGGATCTTCACCCTCTCCTGGCAGCGGGACGCGGGGGTCCTGGCCGGCCAGAAGAACGCCGTGGCCAACTTCGTCGTCAACGTCCAGTGGCAGGAACTCGTCCGTACCAGCGGGGGCGCCACGGCCAGCGCCTCCAAATACTTCTCGGTGGGGCGCAATGTCCGGATCTGA